In Streptomyces sp. NBC_00306, a single genomic region encodes these proteins:
- a CDS encoding S8 family serine peptidase: MAASATIAAVAATSSVALAATPPPSPKPAPASQAMAGLPVSPVEKVIVTYKATTAEARSNTAAAGDATAKGSATGEDLAFERRLAGGAALVDLGGEASKKDLAEVMNAFRGDPSVASVEPDIRAYAMAVTPDDTEYAKQWDLFEATGGMNVPGAWDKTTGSGVTVAVIDTGYATHSDVAGNVVSGYDFISSSADARDGNGRDNNAKDEGDWNATDGECGAGSKASNSSWHGTHVAGTVAASTNNTKGVAGIAYNAKIQPVRVLGKCGGSSADIADAITWASGGSVPGVPANATPAKVINLSLGGSSATCPSVYQNAINGAVSRGTTVVVAAGNSNANASGFTPANCANIINVASTSREGNRSFYSNFGTSVDVAAPGGETRRATDTPGTVTTPENGILSTLNSGTTTQSAENYKPYQGTSMAAPHIAGLAALLESAKPALTPADIESAIKANARALPGTCTGGCGTGIADATKTVNAVTTTTPGGATFTNAADVTISDNATVSSTIAVSGRSGNAPAALKVAVDIKHTWRGDLVVDLVAPDGTVRNLKASSSSDSADNVVATYTVDASSEVANGMWKLQVRDVASGDTGYIDSWSLTF; this comes from the coding sequence GTGGCTGCGAGTGCCACGATCGCCGCCGTGGCCGCCACGTCCTCCGTAGCCCTCGCCGCCACCCCGCCCCCCTCGCCGAAGCCGGCTCCGGCCTCGCAGGCCATGGCCGGCCTGCCGGTCTCGCCGGTCGAGAAGGTCATCGTCACCTACAAGGCGACCACGGCGGAGGCACGTTCCAACACCGCCGCCGCCGGTGACGCGACCGCCAAGGGTTCCGCGACCGGCGAGGACCTTGCCTTCGAGCGCCGGCTCGCCGGCGGTGCCGCCCTGGTGGACCTGGGCGGCGAGGCCTCGAAGAAGGACCTCGCCGAGGTCATGAACGCCTTCCGCGGTGACCCCTCGGTGGCATCCGTCGAACCCGACATCCGCGCCTACGCGATGGCGGTCACGCCCGACGACACCGAGTACGCCAAGCAGTGGGACCTGTTCGAGGCCACCGGCGGCATGAACGTGCCCGGCGCCTGGGACAAGACCACCGGCAGCGGTGTCACCGTCGCCGTCATCGACACCGGCTACGCCACCCACTCCGACGTCGCGGGCAACGTGGTGTCGGGCTACGACTTCATCTCCTCCTCCGCGGACGCCCGTGACGGCAACGGCCGGGACAACAACGCCAAGGACGAGGGCGACTGGAACGCCACCGACGGCGAGTGCGGTGCGGGCTCCAAGGCGAGCAACTCGTCCTGGCACGGTACGCACGTCGCGGGCACCGTGGCGGCGTCCACGAACAACACCAAGGGCGTCGCCGGCATCGCGTACAACGCGAAGATCCAGCCCGTCCGGGTGCTCGGCAAGTGCGGCGGGTCCTCCGCGGACATCGCCGACGCGATCACCTGGGCCTCGGGCGGCAGTGTGCCCGGCGTCCCGGCGAACGCCACCCCCGCGAAGGTCATCAACCTGAGCCTCGGTGGTTCGAGCGCCACCTGCCCGAGCGTCTACCAGAACGCGATCAACGGCGCCGTCTCCCGCGGCACCACGGTCGTCGTCGCGGCCGGCAACAGCAACGCGAACGCCTCCGGCTTCACCCCCGCGAACTGCGCCAACATCATCAACGTGGCCTCCACCAGCCGCGAGGGCAACCGGTCGTTCTACTCGAACTTCGGCACCAGCGTCGATGTGGCCGCGCCCGGCGGTGAGACCCGCCGCGCCACCGACACCCCCGGTACCGTGACGACCCCCGAGAACGGTATTCTCTCCACCCTGAACTCCGGTACCACCACGCAGTCGGCGGAGAACTACAAGCCGTACCAGGGCACTTCGATGGCGGCCCCGCACATCGCCGGGCTCGCCGCGCTGCTGGAGTCGGCCAAGCCGGCCCTGACGCCCGCCGACATCGAGTCCGCGATCAAGGCCAACGCCCGTGCGCTGCCGGGCACGTGCACCGGCGGCTGCGGCACCGGCATCGCCGACGCCACCAAGACCGTGAACGCTGTGACGACCACGACTCCCGGTGGCGCGACATTCACCAACGCCGCGGACGTCACGATCAGCGACAACGCGACCGTGAGCTCCACGATCGCCGTCTCGGGCCGCTCCGGCAACGCCCCCGCCGCACTCAAGGTCGCCGTCGACATCAAGCACACCTGGCGCGGCGACCTCGTCGTCGATCTGGTCGCCCCCGACGGCACCGTGCGCAACCTGAAGGCGTCCTCGTCCTCCGACAGCGCCGACAACGTCGTGGCGACCTACACCGTCGACGCCTCCAGCGAGGTCGCCAACGGAATGTGGAAGCTGCAGGTCCGCGATGTGGCCTCGGGTGACACCGGTTACATCGACTCCTGGAGTCTCACCTTCTGA
- a CDS encoding glutathione S-transferase family protein — MSRPTDSDGSTRDDQGGNAGYGKKPFKRSTSHFADRITADGRDGWPVEAGRYRLVVSRACPWASRALVSRRLLGLENAVPLAVTDPIQDDRSWRFTLDPDDRDPVLGIRFLSEAYDAREKDYPGGVSVPAIVDVPTGELVTNDYQQITLDFATEWTALHRPGAPDLYPERLRDEMDEVMDGIYRNVNNGVYRAGFASEQKDYEAAYRDVFRQLDLVSERLSDRRYLMGETITEADIRLFTTLVRFDAVYHGHFKCNRSKLTEDPVLWAYVRDLFQTPGFGDTVDFDHIKRHYYQVHEGINPTKIVPLGPDTSGWLTPHHREELGGRPFGDGTPPGPVPAEEEVPAAGRP; from the coding sequence ATGAGCCGCCCCACCGACAGCGACGGCAGCACGCGCGACGACCAGGGGGGCAACGCCGGGTACGGGAAGAAGCCCTTCAAGCGGTCCACCAGTCATTTCGCCGACCGCATCACCGCCGACGGGAGGGACGGCTGGCCGGTGGAGGCGGGCCGCTACCGCCTGGTGGTGAGCCGTGCCTGCCCCTGGGCGAGCCGCGCGCTCGTCTCCCGGCGGCTCCTCGGGCTGGAGAACGCGGTACCGCTCGCCGTCACCGACCCGATCCAGGACGACCGCAGCTGGCGCTTCACCCTCGACCCGGACGACCGCGACCCCGTGCTCGGGATCCGGTTCCTCAGCGAGGCGTACGACGCGCGGGAGAAGGACTACCCGGGCGGCGTCAGCGTGCCGGCGATCGTGGACGTCCCCACCGGCGAGCTCGTCACCAACGACTACCAGCAGATCACCCTGGACTTCGCGACGGAGTGGACGGCGCTGCACCGCCCCGGCGCCCCCGACCTCTACCCCGAGCGGCTCCGCGACGAGATGGACGAGGTGATGGACGGCATCTACCGGAACGTCAACAACGGTGTCTACCGCGCCGGTTTCGCCTCGGAGCAGAAGGACTACGAAGCCGCGTACCGCGATGTGTTCCGGCAGCTCGATCTCGTCTCCGAGCGGCTGTCGGACAGGCGCTACCTCATGGGGGAGACGATCACGGAGGCGGACATCCGGCTGTTCACCACGCTCGTGCGCTTCGACGCGGTCTACCACGGTCACTTCAAGTGCAACCGCTCGAAACTGACCGAGGACCCGGTGCTGTGGGCGTACGTCCGGGACCTCTTCCAGACGCCCGGGTTCGGCGACACCGTCGACTTCGACCACATCAAGCGGCACTACTACCAGGTGCACGAAGGCATCAACCCGACGAAGATCGTGCCGCTGGGACCGGACACGTCGGGATGGCTGACCCCGCACCACCGCGAGGAGCTGGGCGGACGGCCCTTCGGCGACGGCACACCCCCGGGTCCGGTGCCCGCGGAGGAGGAGGTCCCGGCGGCCGGGCGCCCCTGA
- a CDS encoding NAD-dependent epimerase/dehydratase family protein, producing the protein MTSPGDGLHVVFGATGAIGSAVVAELLRRGRPVRAVSRGGRAPEGAEGVAADAADPAQAASAAAGAAVVHHCAAPAYTRWPELFPVLTRSVLAAAESAGAKLVFADNLYSYGPVDGPLREDLPAAAQGRKGRTRTAMAAELLDAHRAGRARVAIGRASDYYGPRGTNSTAGETLFGRLLAGRKPQWIGSTVQPHTLHYLPDIARGLVTLADRPEADGQVWHLPADEALTAQQFTDLAAETAGRPVPAPIAVAGPAVLAVGGLFSPMLRELRETAYQFSAPFVVDSSKFGTALGPFEPTPHAEAVAVTVEWFRSR; encoded by the coding sequence ATGACCTCGCCCGGCGATGGGCTTCATGTGGTGTTCGGCGCCACCGGTGCGATCGGGAGCGCGGTGGTGGCCGAACTGCTGCGCCGGGGACGCCCGGTGCGGGCCGTGAGCCGCGGTGGCCGTGCTCCGGAAGGTGCCGAGGGAGTCGCCGCCGACGCCGCCGACCCGGCCCAGGCCGCTTCGGCGGCCGCCGGGGCAGCGGTCGTCCACCACTGCGCCGCCCCTGCGTACACCCGGTGGCCCGAGCTGTTCCCCGTGCTGACCCGCTCCGTGCTGGCCGCCGCCGAGTCCGCGGGTGCCAAGCTGGTGTTCGCCGACAATCTGTACTCCTACGGACCCGTCGACGGGCCTCTGCGTGAGGACCTCCCGGCCGCGGCGCAGGGCCGCAAGGGGCGGACGCGCACCGCCATGGCGGCCGAACTGCTCGACGCGCACCGCGCGGGCCGGGCTCGGGTCGCGATCGGCCGGGCGTCGGACTACTACGGGCCGCGGGGCACCAACTCCACCGCGGGCGAGACCCTGTTCGGGCGTCTCCTGGCCGGCAGGAAGCCCCAGTGGATCGGCAGTACGGTCCAGCCGCACACGCTGCACTACCTGCCGGACATCGCGCGGGGGCTTGTCACGCTCGCCGACCGCCCCGAGGCAGACGGCCAGGTCTGGCACCTGCCGGCCGACGAAGCGCTGACCGCCCAGCAGTTCACCGATCTCGCCGCCGAGACCGCCGGACGACCCGTGCCGGCCCCGATCGCCGTCGCGGGACCGGCCGTGCTCGCCGTGGGCGGACTGTTCTCACCGATGCTGCGCGAACTGCGGGAGACCGCCTACCAGTTCAGCGCTCCCTTCGTCGTCGACAGCTCGAAGTTCGGCACCGCACTGGGCCCGTTCGAACCCACACCGCACGCGGAGGCGGTGGCCGTGACCGTCGAGTGGTTCCGCTCCCGGTGA
- a CDS encoding class I SAM-dependent methyltransferase yields MTEATEATEAAEADRALKTKHRKMWALGDYSAVAAELIPDLGATLVEACGVRSGQRVLDIAAGTGNVAIPAALAGAEVVASDLTPELLDVGRKLAVERGAEVEWREADAEALPFADGEFDTVMSCLGVMFAPHHQAAADELVRVCRTGGTIGLICWTPEGFVGQMFAAMKPYAPKPPPGAQPPPLWGREAHVRELLGDRVTDLEARRQTVRIGRFDRPDAFREYFKANYGPTVATYRNIADDAEKVAALDRDLDDLALRHADASGTTALDWEYLLVTARRSA; encoded by the coding sequence ATGACCGAAGCCACCGAAGCCACCGAGGCCGCCGAGGCCGACCGCGCGCTGAAGACGAAACACCGGAAGATGTGGGCGCTGGGCGACTACTCCGCCGTGGCGGCGGAGCTCATTCCTGATCTCGGCGCGACCCTCGTCGAGGCGTGCGGTGTACGGAGCGGGCAGCGGGTGCTGGACATCGCCGCCGGTACCGGCAACGTCGCGATCCCCGCCGCCCTCGCGGGGGCCGAGGTGGTCGCCAGTGACCTCACACCGGAGCTGCTGGACGTCGGGCGCAAACTCGCTGTCGAGCGCGGGGCCGAAGTGGAGTGGCGGGAGGCCGACGCCGAGGCGCTGCCCTTCGCCGACGGTGAGTTCGACACGGTGATGTCGTGTCTCGGGGTCATGTTCGCGCCGCACCATCAGGCCGCCGCGGACGAACTGGTCCGGGTCTGCCGGACCGGCGGCACCATCGGCCTGATCTGCTGGACCCCGGAGGGCTTCGTCGGGCAGATGTTCGCGGCGATGAAGCCGTACGCCCCCAAGCCGCCTCCCGGCGCGCAGCCCCCGCCCCTGTGGGGTCGGGAAGCTCATGTCCGCGAACTCCTCGGCGACCGGGTGACGGACCTGGAGGCGCGCCGGCAGACCGTGCGGATCGGCCGTTTCGACAGGCCCGACGCGTTCCGTGAGTACTTCAAGGCGAACTACGGTCCGACCGTCGCCACCTACCGGAACATCGCGGACGACGCCGAGAAGGTCGCCGCGCTGGACCGTGACCTCGACGACCTCGCCCTGCGCCACGCGGACGCCTCCGGGACCACCGCGCTGGACTGGGAGTACCTCCTCGTCACCGCCCGCAGGAGCGCCTGA
- a CDS encoding winged helix-turn-helix transcriptional regulator produces MGSSYYQFCPVAKAMELLDERWTLLVVRELVTGTEHFNELRRGVPRMSPTLLSKRLQQLVRAGIVERRAEGHEVRYVLTPAGEELRPVIEALSVWGVRWIGELGDKDLDPKLLLWDMHRRVDHGAVPDGRSVIRFLFSDVPLPVRDWWLVITPTEADVCDRDPGFEVTVTVSAALRRMIEIWRGDLAWAEALRSGAVEVQGPEALRRAVPVWFTLPPFATVPRAF; encoded by the coding sequence ATGGGGTCCTCGTACTACCAGTTCTGCCCCGTCGCCAAGGCGATGGAGCTGCTCGACGAACGCTGGACGCTGCTCGTCGTACGGGAGCTGGTGACCGGCACCGAGCACTTCAACGAGCTGCGTCGCGGGGTGCCGCGGATGTCCCCCACGCTGCTCTCGAAACGGCTTCAGCAGCTGGTGCGCGCCGGGATCGTGGAGCGGCGTGCGGAGGGGCACGAGGTCCGGTACGTCCTGACGCCGGCCGGCGAGGAGCTGCGTCCGGTGATCGAGGCGCTGAGCGTCTGGGGGGTGCGCTGGATCGGGGAGCTCGGCGACAAGGATCTCGACCCGAAACTGTTGCTGTGGGACATGCATCGCCGCGTCGACCACGGAGCCGTACCCGACGGCCGGTCGGTGATCCGGTTCCTGTTCTCGGACGTGCCCCTCCCGGTACGGGACTGGTGGCTGGTGATCACGCCGACCGAGGCGGATGTCTGCGACCGCGACCCGGGGTTCGAGGTGACCGTCACGGTTTCCGCCGCCCTGCGGCGCATGATCGAGATCTGGCGCGGCGACCTGGCCTGGGCCGAGGCCCTGCGCTCGGGCGCGGTCGAGGTACAGGGACCCGAGGCGTTGCGCAGGGCGGTCCCGGTCTGGTTCACCCTGCCGCCGTTCGCGACGGTGCCGCGGGCCTTCTGA